The Cytobacillus oceanisediminis genomic interval TTTCAGTGCTACTTTATATTTCGGGTATAATTTGGTTTTATTTACATTATACGACAAAATTCCGGCATTGGCGGAAGTTCTCAAATTTTTTATGAAAATTGATTCTTATGCCGTTTTTAAGGATAACTTTAGGTTGCTCGTCTTCATTCCGGGGTGCTTTATTCCTCAATTATGTATTTTATGTGCGGAAAGCCATTTTTTATATGCGGATAAAAAAATTTTTGTGCGGATAGCCGTTTTTTATGTGCGAATAGTAAAATTTATGTGCGAATAACCCGTTTTTACTTCCGGATAAAAAATTATATGCGGATAACCTGTTTTTACGTGCGGATAAAAAAATTTATGTACTACGAAGCCCTTTATATGAACTAATTAAAAAAGACAGCCCTATTAAGGCATGCCTTTAGATCATTTTAAGAAGTGCTTCTCTTCCAATCGTCCCTTTAACAATGCCCAGTTCCTCTGCCTGATATGTGACAGATTCGAGGGGGGCATTTAACAGCTGCTCTATGGTTTTTACGCCGACCGCCCTGCCGGCGATTACTTTGCGGTCCTTAAGCTTCTCATTCAGCAAAGCTACATCAAGGGCGCCGCACATGATATACCCTTTATCATTCGTTACAACCAGCAGATTGGTCTTCGGCAATTGCACCGATACACTCAAAAAATTATGGCCATCTATATCAATCGGTTTCAATTCAATCATACTTGCCGCCACTCCTTTCCTTTTCCCTTACACAATATGTGCGGACAAGGGAAAGGGTGAAAGTGCCAGGTACCACTTCAAGGCCACAGGCATCTGACACCGCTTAAAATAAATCAAGCTGTCTGGGAGCGAGCTGCTGGTATTCGATATCAAGCAGGCCGATCATTTGTTTAGCGTTGTCTGCCGCGTCACCGCCAGAGTTATTATTGAAGACGACGAATACATTTTTACAATTTTTTTCAAGCTGTTTTAGATGTTCTGCCCATTCAGCCAGTTCTTTTTCGTTATAGCGGTAAAGATAGCGGACCTCGCGCCAGTTGTCTCCCTTCTTTTTCTGCCAGCCATGAAAATTACGGCCATGAAACCGAACAAGCACCTTATCAGGACTGGTTGTTTCCAGGACAGTTGGAACAGAACCCTCACCGGCTTGCGGCTCGTCGCAGATGCTATGAATCCAGCCTTCTTCTCTCATAAATCTTAAGGTGCTTTCCTTAAACTCCGGCCGAAACCATGATTGATGCCTAAACTCAAGGGCACATGGGATATCCCCCATCTGCTCTTTGCACCAGCGAAGATAGTCGACATTGGCTTTTTTGCAGTCAAACCATGGCGGAAATTGAAACAGCACCATAGCCAGTTTGCCGGATTCGATATAAGGCTCCAATGAGTCTTTAAAGGCTTCAAACATTTCTTCTTTGCTCTCAAAAGGGATTTCGCCTCTCTGATGGCCGGTCATGCCCTGATAGGCTTTTACAATGAAATGAAAGCCTTCTGGGGTGTCTTTCACCCATTTAGCGGAATTACGCTGTGGCTGAACTGCATAAAAAGCAGAGTCCACCTCCACAGTCGGGAAATGGCCCGCATATTCTTTTAGCTTATCTCTAGGTGAAACATTGCCCGTATATAGGCTATCATGGTCGCCCCAGCCTGTTACGCCTATGATAATCATTGAAACACCTCCGTTTTTTTACTTTACTTTTACTTTTAACGGAAATTTCAAACTGAAACTCTATATGATTATAATTCATAAAAAAGTTTCAATTTTCCAAGATTTTTAATCCAGTTTACCATAGGATTTTTTAACCTTCCTTAAAATAATAAACAATTGATTGCTAAGTATTAAATTTATTGAACTTCAAGTTCTTGCCGTATATAAAACAAGACGCTTTCTCCTTAACTCGAAGAAAGCATCCTATGGCTATGAAAAATTCTTATTTTGTTACTCCTCTGATATTACCCTATATTGTGAAGTGGCCAACTTATATGAATTAAAATGGACCAGTATAAGCTAGTTGAACGTTTTGCTCCTTTTGCACTTTTATTATTTCATTTATTCATTTTTCTGCCTTGAGTCTGGAATTGTTTAATGTTAACTTTCACGTTAATATCTATTGAAGCTTCAGGAAACTGTTCCTCCCAATTTTTCTTTACTTTTTTCCACACTTTCGGTTGATTGATTCGTAAACTCTCTCCAAATCCAGCGACATCTACTTTTAATTCTTTTTGGGTCTTGGCTAATCCTGCTTCCATTAATCGCATAAATTCTCTTTCAACTTGCTTTTCTGCATTCCGAATAAACTTCTCATTAAAAGCATCACTGTTTGGAATCCAATCTTCAGCTAATCGGCCTTCAGTATTAATGTTTACTGTATACGAAATGGCCTCTCCATTTACCTTAGGCTTAATAGTACTTTTTAAGTGATCAATTTCATATGAAATGATTTTGTCCGTTTCCTTATCAACTCCTGTTACGGCACCAGCTTGAGCTTCACCTGTAATACAATTAATTCCAAAGGTTTCATCTTCATTAAGCTCCCCAATCATTTTCTGTGTATTCCCTTTGATAACTGCTGCTCCAATGATTTGAACTCCATCTTTAAATTTTTGTACTTTCTGAACCAAAAAACTTGAACTAGCCGACATTTTTTCCGAGAAATCGCCTAAGGATAATTTGGTGGGCATTTTTGCCGTTTTCGTTTCCATATTTTCTGTTATAGACAATAGCTTTAAAGCAGGTACTGGATCCTTCGTTCCTTTTATGCTTAATATTTCGCTTGCTTTCTCCTCTGAGATCAATACATGAACAGTCCGTCTTATTTCATGGTCGCGAAAGAAAAAATTCAATAATTGGAGCAAATTAATGGATTGTGCCGCTTCCTTACTAATGACCAATACTTTTAAATGGGCATAATTCGGACTGCGGCTTGTAACCGTGGAAGCTTCACGGCCCGCTTCAAATAAAGAGGACTCATCCATTGTTAAGTTTTGAAATGGTGCTGCTTGACTGCCGCCGCCTCCATTCTCTCCAGCCAAAACTTTAGGTACAACAGATTGAATTGTAAATTCAGGAGTTAGGCGCTTTGTTGAATATTCTTGATAATCCACTCCGACACCAACAGCTAGACCCATATCTTCAATATCAATGCGATCCCAACACCCTCCCATAAAAAGAATCGAGATGCAGCAGCATATCAAGATGCTTTTTTTAATTCTTCGCATTTCGTTTCCTCCTTATGAAGGCAATGATTAAAAAAAATACGGGGATAATTCCTGTAATTACGATGGCCAAGTTGCCAATATAGTCACCTAATTTAAAAACTCCATTTATATCTTCCGGATACATCGCACATAGATAAATGAAAGGTATAAGACCATACACAAAAGGTTTGTACGCTTTCTTAAAAACTTGACTCAAACCTAAACTAGCAAAATAAAAATTCATAATAAAGGATGTAAACGTTGTAATCACCCAAAGAATGATAAAAAAGCTTTCAAACCTTTCTAAAAGGAGAAATTTCATTTCAATTGATTTGACCAGTTCAATCGTCGGCCATGTTAACAGCCTGACCTCATCTATTGATAATGAGCCAACAACAGCTATTACGATCAAAATATACATAAATAAGGGGATAAATAACCCTACGGCTGCAGCTTTCATAGCTTGCTGCGATCTTTGCATATAAGCGATTAAAATAAGAAAACTTTCAATTCCAGCAAGAGATAATGCAGTGGGCTTAATCCCGTTAACAACTGGCATAAACCCTTCACCTAAGATCGGGCGAAGATTATTTAAATCAACATTTGTTACACTAAGTCCCAGCATAAATAAAATAAATACCAAAACAACCGGAAAGTAAATTTGAAGCAATTTTACAATAGGATAAATGCCGCTAATCACGATATACACCCCTACAGCGATATATACGATAATCACTACTTCTATCGGAGTTTTATCTAACAAATAAGCGCGAAGCACTTCAGCCATTGATCGCGCCTGATATCCACCAACTAATATAAAATATTTAATGATAAATAGATTAAAAATGAAACCTGCCCATTTACCAACCAATATAGGACTAAATTGAAAAATCGTCATTCCTTTAAATTGAAGACATAACTTGGTTATAAAAAATGCAGCAACAAATGTGATTCCGCCACTAATGATCATACTGATCCAAATATCCGGCGTTTGAACTTCCTCTGCACTCACGCGGGGTAATGTTACAATCCCAACACCAATGACCGTCATTGCTAAAGCAACTGTTGCTTGAGTAGATGTAATTTGTTCATTTGAACCATTCACTATGATCTTCCTTTATTTCATCCGAGTGGAGTCTTTTGGTTTTAACATTTCAGGTCTCTCTTTTAGAACACTATATGGTAATCGAAGTATTGCATCCTTCCAATCCTTAAATTGATATGGAACAAATGGAGAGGTATAGTCAACACCAAAACTTTTAAGCTTGACAAGATGAATCGTTAAGGCCATCGCAAACATAATAATTCCAAATAACCCTAATACAGCAGCTGAAAGCATCATTCCAAAGCGTAATATACGAATAGCTATTGCCGCCCCATACTGCGGTAAAGAAAAGGACGAAATTGCCGTGACTGCCACAACAATGACCATCATTGGGCTGACTAAGCCCGCTGTTACAGCTGCCTCCCCAATAACAAGCCCTCCTACAATTCCAACTGTTTGTCCAATTGGTTTTGGAAGCCTGACTCCAGCTTCCCGCAGTATTTCAATTGTGATTTCCATCAATAATGCTTCCACAATGGTTGGAAAGGGGACTCCTTCCCTGCTTCCTGCAATCGAGATCACTAAATCAGTTGGAATTAACCCTGGGTGATACGAAACAAGTGCTACATATAATGAAGGACCGAATAAAGAGACAAACGCTGCTCCAAACCGCATGAAGCGAATGAGAGAACCAACAAACCACCGTTCATAATAGTCTTCTGGCCCCTGAAGAATAGAGGTAATCGTGATTGGCAGCAGCAATACAAAAGGCGTTCCATCAACTAAAATGGCTACACGTCCTTCTAATAATCCACTTGCTACTTTATCCGGTCTTTCAGTTGTTATGAGTTGTGGAAACGGGGATAAAAAATCATCTTCAATGAACTGCTCAATAATCCCCGATTCAAGTATTTGGTCAATATCAATTTTTTCTAATCGTTTTTTGGCCTCTTGGATGATGCTGTCATTTGTAATATCTTTTATATATGCTACGATAACCGGTGTTTGACTTCTGCGTCCGATTGTATATTTGTCTAAAACTAAATGGGGATCTCTAATTCGCTTTCGAATTAAAGACATATTCACAAGAATATTTTCGACAAACCCTTCTCTTGCCCCCCTTACAGTAGCTTCTGTAATTGGTTCTTCAATTTGTCTTGATGGCCATTTTTTTGTTCCAAGTAAAAGGGATGTATCGACGTTATCAATTAATAATGCCGTATCTCCATTCAAAACCTTCATCACACAGTCTTCTATCTTGTTGTTTTCTTCTACATCCGTTAGCGTTACAACATGGTCTTTAATGATTTCTTTGATGTGAGAGCCGGTGGCCCGGTCTTCTTTTACATAGCATTCTCGCATTTGAAGTTCTAACATGATTGACTTTAATATTTGTTCATGAATTTGCTCTTTATCGGCAAGCCCTTTAATAAAAACGACAGCTGCTTTGACGTTATATAAGTCAATATAAAATCTGCGAATCGCGATATCAGGATTATTTCCTAAGATATTTTGTAATTGCTCGAGGTTAGAATCCAAACTCGATGAAAAGAATACATTCGTTCCATGTATCTTTACTTGTTCATGACCATTTTTCGTTTGTTTTTGCCTTTTTTGCAACCAAGCCCATCGATTCATCTCCCTCACCTGCTTACATGAAATATTTTTTGAAACGGGTAAGTTTTAAGTTGCTTTAGGTGTGGAAATTTTGTTTAAGGGGGGGTGCTAAATCCTTAACTAGATTTAATAGATCGTAACCATTTTGAAACTTTGGAAATAGAATAGGGAATGATAAAAGCTAAACAAGCACCTAATAAATGTTCCCATTTTGGAAGGAAAGATATGATATTCTCCATAAACTCATCACCTACTTTCTATTTTCACCCAACACTTTATTTATCATTCATTTCTAGACATAAAGAAATCGGCAGAAGGACTTGGATTAAAGATATAGGTTTAATAACTGCCTTCATGCAAAGGTGGAGCCTCTTAAACAAAAAAAGATTGAACGGCATGGCCGTTCAATCTTTTTTTAAAAATTTTATTATTAACCGATGGAACCTTCCATTTCGAATTTGATTAAATCCCAAAATCAAACTCTATATTAATATGAAGAAACACGTTAAAAATCAGTGTTTTTTATTATTCCAGTTTCAAACCATTTCAAAGTTTTTAAACCTGTTTCGGCACAAAATCGGCACACCTAAAATCTGAATCATCTTATGTCCTCTTTAGTAAAGATCATACACAGCAGCCCCACATCTGTACAATATTGGTTCAGTATCTCCCTTCTACTTTCAGTTGTAGTGTAAAAGACAAGTACAGGCTTATGCTTATATTGCTTTTCGATTGCTGGAGAAAGAAGTTCATACTGTTTTATTTTCTTTTTATTTTCAGCCATGGATTGAGTACGATCGACTTCTAAAAAGTGAAAAACTTTATGATGAGTAAATGTTGCATCAGGAATAATTGAGGTTTCTTTGTAGGTCAGTCCGCTTTGGTACTTAAAGGTGATTTTCTCTTCTATCCTCCAGTCTTGTGGACGGTTGAAATAAAGGTACATATCGTTTCTGAGAAGGTGATGATCAACAGACAATGACCATTTCACTTCTTTATCAGAACCAATCAGATCCATTCCGGTAGTGTTAAGATAATACACATATTTGCCATTGTACATTTTAATGTGTAGAAAGTCTTTCATCCGATTCAGCACTTTTAGCGCGTTCCGATCGGTACCCAATCCATGCAATACCTGCAGATGTTCTCTTGAGGCAAAGACCAATTTATCCAAACTTAACAAGATCTTCTCCTGGCGGCTCTTCTTTTTCTCGATACTCGACAACATTTTCTGGGGCTCCTTTCATTGATTGTGGTACCTGGTATCTCTCTAATCTTCTCCACATTTCATGATCTTCTAAGAGTGGAACCTGCATCTTCTGGAGCTCATGAGTTTTATAGAGCCCCCTACCTTTCACATCAGATGGCAGCTCCTCAGCTCCCCTTTCATCGATGGCCACTTCTGAAGCATAACCAGATGGCAGCCTGAATGTGACTTTTCCATCTGAATTTTGCTTTATGGAACGGGGCAAGGTGTCTGAAGTTGGGTCAATACTGGGTACAGAAGATTTCTCTGTACCCAATACCACCCCCAATCCGAGTGATCTCACCTAAATAATATTGACAAGCTCCAAGTACTTCTTTTGTAACGGCATCCATCCACTTCTCAGGAGCCAATTGCGCTGCTTCATCCACAATGATGAACTTCCTTTTTTTAATTGGAGTATTAGAAATGTTTGTAAAGAATTTTTTGTGAAAGTACTTATATTCCTCCTGCATCTGATTGTGGATACCTTCAAGCATGATACCAGCTTCCATTGTATTGCTGGCAACGCCTTTTACTTGCTCCAGAAGCTTATACCTTCCAAACTCCAGACCGCCTTTTAAATCGATGGTATACAGCTCCACATCTTGTGGATGGTATTCAATCAGATAAGTAACCAGGACCTTGAGAAAAACAGTCTTTCCAAATCGGGTAGTCCCCGCCACAGTCATATGAGGTATCTTTTCAAAGTCATGCCAGAGCATCCCTTCCAGGACCTTACCTAACGGAATCACCCATAAGTTCTCGCCTGCCTTCTTATGGTCCTCTGGATAGACAGGACATTCCGGAACAAGTTTATATGGGAATAAGTCCGGAATATCCTTCTTAAACACTTTAATCACTAAATACTTTCGTGGATCTTTAGGGATTACCCAGGCTTTAAATTCGACCAATACCGGCCGGCTTAATCCATCAGAGAAGAAATGCACCTTTTTTTCCATTTCAGCCATTTTTGTTGCTGGCAAGCCTAGTGGAATTTGAAATACATATTTAGTTCCGATCTCCTCTCCTCCGTCCACAATAGGATATTTCTTTTTAAACTTAGGGAATTGAGGATCCCCTTTTTTATTAGTGATTCCGTACCCTGTGTTTTCAAATATCGTCTGAATGCTTTTCTTTTCATTGCTCCCTTTAGGGATGGCCGCAGCTCCTGCAACCAAAAGGGGAAATGCTAACCACTCAATCATTGGCCAAACGCTCCTTTCCGAAGTGAACTTGTGAAACAAGTGAATGAGGACTTTAGCGAAAGCTAAAGGAGTTTCACTCATACCGAACTATTTAATACAAGCTCTATGCATTGAAAACATTGATATCCGAACAGACTGGAGAACTGACTGCCTAAAACCCGATGACCAGGCTGCGTATGAGTGGGTTCTTGAAAACAGCCCACCCAAGAGCAAACAGAACACCTCCCAGACCAACTGCCCGAACAGTCACTTCATTAATCTGCACGCCACATTTTTCTAAAAAAAAGAGGGCCATTAAGACAGCCCCTGTACCTACAAAGAAGGTCAGTCCCCCGTCTACCATGGATAGTAATCCGGGATCTGGAGCCATATAGGAATACCCAGAGACAAACTGTTTAAAAGGAATAACCTCGACTCCCACGTTTCCCTTCCTCCTTCAGCTTTCTTTTCAACTTGGCTGCCGTTTGATAATAAACGTCATCATAGCTTTCAATGCCAGCATCCACACATCGATACCTTTCCAGGTAGTTCATGATCATGCAGCAATCATCCGCAGTTTTTGCACTGAAATACATCTGGTTCATGAAATCCGAGGAAAATAGAAATTCTGTCTCATCCAGCTCATTAAAGTTGCTTTCGTGCATTCTCTTTTTAGTGTCTTCGCTATCCCTATAACCGTCAAAAATACTTTTTATAATCCCGTTTATCATGTACCTCCACCTCTTTCTGTCAGTGTCTGATACAGTTTATGGGTTGATCACTATAAAATTGCCTGTCTATCCCAATTATTTTTGTATCTTTCAAAAATAAACATTGAAAGGGATAATTTTACTTTGTGTGGAATATTAATTTAGGTGATTTGAATGAAGAAATTAAAAAGCAACTTAGGATGGCTAATTGAGAAATCAGATTACAACAGGGAATTTATTAGGAAAAGATATGGTAAGTCAGCTAACACAATAAGTAACTGGTGTACCGGTAAAAGCCACCCTAGCGTTAAAGAATTGTGGGATCTTGCCGAATTATTAGGTGTAAAGGTAGATGAACTTTACACATTGAAGGAGGAAAAAAAGGAGGAAAAAAATGAGCAATAAAACAATAATAGAAACAAAATGCACCTGTAAAGGCTGCGGGAATGTTTGGTTTTATGATAAAAAAGATGAGAACACAATTAAAGCAGAAAAAATGGAAGCTTTGGGAAGTGATCTAAGTAACGCTGGGAAAAGTATGATGTGCTGTGGTGGATGTTTACCGGCATTATTTATACCTAATAAAGAAAAAGTAAAGGTAAGGGATTTAAATGTATGTGAAAAGTGTGGTTCTAAAGCTGTAGTGAAAGAAACAGTAACGCATAATGTTGAGTAGCATTCTAATAATCATTACAAGAATTTACCAAAAATTCCTCTCTCCTATTAAGCCCAAAAGAGTAAAATGTAGATTTTATCCAACTTGTTCAGGATATGCCATCCAGGCTATAAGAAAATATGGCGCTGTTAAAGGCACTAAAAAAACAATAAATCGTTTAAAAAGGTGTAATCCCTATAATAGAGACAGTTGCATTGATTACCCATAAAATTGAAGAAAGCGCCCTCAAAGCTGAGGAGCGCTTTCTACTTTTAATATATCTAAAAAGGGGATTTTAATCGTCTCATATCCAGATTCAACATGAATTAATTTTGTCTGACCGTCTAGTTTTACAATTTTCCCTTGCACCTGTTCTTCTTTTTTAAAGACGATCAAAGTAACCTCAGTTTTTTCATTATGAGCTTCAACTAGCTGATTCCCTAATTCTTCAAGTTCAAAATCATCTCGTGATGGACGTTGGGGTTTGGACTTTTTCGGCATTTTCACTCCCACTTTTTAAGCTCCTCTCCTTATCTTTTGTTCAGGCCCGACCGATAAAACACTCCTTATAAAAAATGTCCTTTCAATCGAACCTCCTTTATTATAATCTTATGCGAACCCACGTTCGATTTCAAGTTGAATGCAGAATATATGTTCGTGTATAATTTATCTAAAAGGAAAAGGACTATGGATAATGAAAGTGATAATCCAAACAACCCTAAATGTTGAAGGTAACCGAGGATTTAGAAATGGAGAATTCCATGTAAGGGATAGCGAATTTAAGAAGGACCCTGATTTTGCTGTTGCTGTGGTTGCTTATGAATGGATCCAGCAGCAGAAGCGTGAGAGTGGTCAGAGAGAGACAATTATTGAAAAAGTGACCTGGAATGAGAAAAACGATATAACACAGATAGTTAGAGAAATAGTGCCGGTTTTGCCGGAAGATAATTTGCCATTTTAACTCAAAAAAGCCCCTCTAAATTGAGAAGGGCTTTTTTCATAAGATAGATGCCTATAAAACGGCTGCCATTACAGACCGCTTATGTGTATATGTTGTCACACGTTTTATAGGGCTTACTCTATCTTAGTATTATTAATATGCACAAAAAAAGACCAAAAATACCTGGTCAGTAAAAAAATGGGTGACATGGCGCAAAACCTATATATCGACTACCACATAGGCAGTTTATGTGTAAAATGTTGTCACACGATATTATAGGGTTTACTTGCGCCGTATTAGATGTCTTTATATTAACATTACTTGTTTTCGATTGTAAACAAAAATGTATTAAAATAATACACTAAAGACTAACAACTTTTTGTTGTCCGAAATATCTTCTTGGGAAACGCTCGCTTTGTACAACTTTACTTGAGATTAAATCATAATTATAATTGTGCCCATGTTCATATTTAGAATTGATCGCATTAGCCACAAAATCTGCTGCTTGTATTGGATAAGAATTCTGCGATTCAATATATCTAACCTCAATATCAAGGTCAAGATTTAAATCATAATTTAGTCTAATTTTAATGTAGTTTTCAAATGAATTTGTTGACTCTACCTTAATTGTTCTTTTATCTAGATTAATTACTAAGTGTTTAAGACCTCTTCTCATTGCTACTGGTTCAATAATGAATTTGAGCATATAGTTATAAAGAAGGTTTTCATCCTCAAGTAATTTCGATTTAACATGATGAAGGTCTGCCACAATGTATCTAATATTCAGGTCTTTTGAAGCTATTTTTCTAAGAAAATAATCTTTAATTATTGGGTTTGAGTCACTAGCTTTAATTTCATCAACATTTTCAAATCTAGTGAATTCTTTTTTCACCTTTAATACAGTCTTTTTCATTACATTACTTAGAGGTTTCGTAAAAGGCATTTCAATGCAGGCAATAGTAAAATATCTACCTTGCTTACCAAGATTACCTGATTCGTCAAAATTCAATATCA includes:
- a CDS encoding YunC family protein; translated protein: MIELKPIDIDGHNFLSVSVQLPKTNLLVVTNDKGYIMCGALDVALLNEKLKDRKVIAGRAVGVKTIEQLLNAPLESVTYQAEELGIVKGTIGREALLKMI
- a CDS encoding DUF72 domain-containing protein — encoded protein: MIIIGVTGWGDHDSLYTGNVSPRDKLKEYAGHFPTVEVDSAFYAVQPQRNSAKWVKDTPEGFHFIVKAYQGMTGHQRGEIPFESKEEMFEAFKDSLEPYIESGKLAMVLFQFPPWFDCKKANVDYLRWCKEQMGDIPCALEFRHQSWFRPEFKESTLRFMREEGWIHSICDEPQAGEGSVPTVLETTSPDKVLVRFHGRNFHGWQKKKGDNWREVRYLYRYNEKELAEWAEHLKQLEKNCKNVFVVFNNNSGGDAADNAKQMIGLLDIEYQQLAPRQLDLF
- a CDS encoding Ger(x)C family spore germination protein — its product is MRRIKKSILICCCISILFMGGCWDRIDIEDMGLAVGVGVDYQEYSTKRLTPEFTIQSVVPKVLAGENGGGGSQAAPFQNLTMDESSLFEAGREASTVTSRSPNYAHLKVLVISKEAAQSINLLQLLNFFFRDHEIRRTVHVLISEEKASEILSIKGTKDPVPALKLLSITENMETKTAKMPTKLSLGDFSEKMSASSSFLVQKVQKFKDGVQIIGAAVIKGNTQKMIGELNEDETFGINCITGEAQAGAVTGVDKETDKIISYEIDHLKSTIKPKVNGEAISYTVNINTEGRLAEDWIPNSDAFNEKFIRNAEKQVEREFMRLMEAGLAKTQKELKVDVAGFGESLRINQPKVWKKVKKNWEEQFPEASIDINVKVNIKQFQTQGRKMNK
- a CDS encoding GerAB/ArcD/ProY family transporter, producing the protein MNGSNEQITSTQATVALAMTVIGVGIVTLPRVSAEEVQTPDIWISMIISGGITFVAAFFITKLCLQFKGMTIFQFSPILVGKWAGFIFNLFIIKYFILVGGYQARSMAEVLRAYLLDKTPIEVVIIVYIAVGVYIVISGIYPIVKLLQIYFPVVLVFILFMLGLSVTNVDLNNLRPILGEGFMPVVNGIKPTALSLAGIESFLILIAYMQRSQQAMKAAAVGLFIPLFMYILIVIAVVGSLSIDEVRLLTWPTIELVKSIEMKFLLLERFESFFIILWVITTFTSFIMNFYFASLGLSQVFKKAYKPFVYGLIPFIYLCAMYPEDINGVFKLGDYIGNLAIVITGIIPVFFLIIAFIRRKRNAKN
- a CDS encoding spore germination protein, which encodes MNRWAWLQKRQKQTKNGHEQVKIHGTNVFFSSSLDSNLEQLQNILGNNPDIAIRRFYIDLYNVKAAVVFIKGLADKEQIHEQILKSIMLELQMRECYVKEDRATGSHIKEIIKDHVVTLTDVEENNKIEDCVMKVLNGDTALLIDNVDTSLLLGTKKWPSRQIEEPITEATVRGAREGFVENILVNMSLIRKRIRDPHLVLDKYTIGRRSQTPVIVAYIKDITNDSIIQEAKKRLEKIDIDQILESGIIEQFIEDDFLSPFPQLITTERPDKVASGLLEGRVAILVDGTPFVLLLPITITSILQGPEDYYERWFVGSLIRFMRFGAAFVSLFGPSLYVALVSYHPGLIPTDLVISIAGSREGVPFPTIVEALLMEITIEILREAGVRLPKPIGQTVGIVGGLVIGEAAVTAGLVSPMMVIVVAVTAISSFSLPQYGAAIAIRILRFGMMLSAAVLGLFGIIMFAMALTIHLVKLKSFGVDYTSPFVPYQFKDWKDAILRLPYSVLKERPEMLKPKDSTRMK
- a CDS encoding replication-relaxation family protein, which translates into the protein MLSLDKLVFASREHLQVLHGLGTDRNALKVLNRMKDFLHIKMYNGKYVYYLNTTGMDLIGSDKEVKWSLSVDHHLLRNDMYLYFNRPQDWRIEEKITFKYQSGLTYKETSIIPDATFTHHKVFHFLEVDRTQSMAENKKKIKQYELLSPAIEKQYKHKPVLVFYTTTESRREILNQYCTDVGLLCMIFTKEDIR
- a CDS encoding FtsK/SpoIIIE domain-containing protein translates to MIEWLAFPLLVAGAAAIPKGSNEKKSIQTIFENTGYGITNKKGDPQFPKFKKKYPIVDGGEEIGTKYVFQIPLGLPATKMAEMEKKVHFFSDGLSRPVLVEFKAWVIPKDPRKYLVIKVFKKDIPDLFPYKLVPECPVYPEDHKKAGENLWVIPLGKVLEGMLWHDFEKIPHMTVAGTTRFGKTVFLKVLVTYLIEYHPQDVELYTIDLKGGLEFGRYKLLEQVKGVASNTMEAGIMLEGIHNQMQEEYKYFHKKFFTNISNTPIKKRKFIIVDEAAQLAPEKWMDAVTKEVLGACQYYLGEITRIGGGIGYREIFCTQY
- a CDS encoding helix-turn-helix transcriptional regulator, encoding MKKLKSNLGWLIEKSDYNREFIRKRYGKSANTISNWCTGKSHPSVKELWDLAELLGVKVDELYTLKEEKKEEKNEQ
- the yidD gene encoding membrane protein insertion efficiency factor YidD; translation: MLSSILIIITRIYQKFLSPIKPKRVKCRFYPTCSGYAIQAIRKYGAVKGTKKTINRLKRCNPYNRDSCIDYP
- a CDS encoding YolD-like family protein, with product MGVKMPKKSKPQRPSRDDFELEELGNQLVEAHNEKTEVTLIVFKKEEQVQGKIVKLDGQTKLIHVESGYETIKIPFLDILKVESAPQL
- a CDS encoding DUF3800 domain-containing protein; the protein is MGDKLILNFDESGNLGKQGRYFTIACIEMPFTKPLSNVMKKTVLKVKKEFTRFENVDEIKASDSNPIIKDYFLRKIASKDLNIRYIVADLHHVKSKLLEDENLLYNYMLKFIIEPVAMRRGLKHLVINLDKRTIKVESTNSFENYIKIRLNYDLNLDLDIEVRYIESQNSYPIQAADFVANAINSKYEHGHNYNYDLISSKVVQSERFPRRYFGQQKVVSL